In Ovis canadensis isolate MfBH-ARS-UI-01 breed Bighorn chromosome 11, ARS-UI_OviCan_v2, whole genome shotgun sequence, the DNA window TTCATAGAAAATTTTTCTCTATAAAGAGCTAACAGAGAGACTGGAAAGAATTTTAAGAGGCTACTGAAATAAACCATACATCAAACAAACATGCTATAGACATCAAGGACACAAAAAACAAATCGAATGCACTTTCTGCCGTCAAAGAGGAGTTCATTTGGTTTGGGAGAGGTGGGTGAAGGGCTTATTTTGTTTGCCAATAGTAAGTGGAGAAGAGAGACTCCTCTGGGCGATGCTTTTTAGCTTCTGTGCTGTGCTtgccgtgcttagtcgctcagtcatgtgggactctttgcgaccccacagactgcagcccgccaggctcctctgtccatggggattctgcaggcaagcatactagagtgggttgccattcccttctccagaagatctttccaaccttgggatcgaacccaggtcttccatattccaggcgtattctttactatctggaccaccagggaagtccttttagtTTCTACTCAACTGTAACTTAGATGGATGAACCTGGACTTCCAGTTTGGCACCAGGATCCTGCCAAACTCTGCCTCCCCCAGATCAATCTAGTCTCCTAGGCACAATTTTTCACCTTGAGGGCTGGGAAATCTCTTACTCAGATGAAAGAACTCTACAACCTTTTGAATGCTCTACAAGCTGGGTAGTGTCAAACAGCAACatttaatacagaaataaaatcctGTATGACCTGTAAGAACACTCACAGTGCTGTGCTGCGCTGGGATGTCCTTCAAATGAGGCAGAAGAAAAGTCTCACTGTATGCTGAGCGAAGAATTGCATTTCTACTTAGGAATAAAGGAAAATCTTACTTCAACAAATAAAGGCTTTTCAACTGAAATTATGAGTAACTCTCTTCCCCAGTGACATTTTTTCTAAATGGATACAAAAGTTCTACTTTTCTAGAAGAGCTCTATCACTGAACATTCTCATCACTAGAGATCATCTCGTATGCTTCACTGTTATAAATAACTGGTATTTATTCAATACACTAATTTTTAGAACTGACAAAGCTTCTATCTTAGTACAGCTTCTTAAATAATAAAGTTTAAGTAAACTGTTTAAACACAATATTGAATGGAATCCATTTTCAAGCagaatctgggaaaaaaaaaaaagaaagaaaaaaaaccccaccttAAACTATCTAACTACCCCTTAGTTTTTGCTTGGTATTGATTACATTCCTGGGAAAGAGATAATACAAGGGAAACTGTTTCAAAGGACACAATAGTGCTGCTCTTTTCGGGGTAAGGGGGCACGAAGTGCTCTCGTCTGCTGCGGCCTGAGGCTTCTCCTTCAACTTCTGAGCACAGCTGTCACAGTTATCTTCCTCAGGATTGAAGCCATTCTGAAGAAACGTAGTCTGTTCTTCCATTTCCCCATCTTGTACAGGATCCATGTAGTCAGAAACTGACTCCATATTGATATCTGCGTCTTGAAGAGTGTCATCACCAATGCTATCATGTTaattgaaagcaggaaataaTTCTTATCAATACTTGAATTTACTggcaaaattttcattttcaaagtgtTAGAAGTCAAAAAATACAATAGGTTAGAAAAGCGGTGAAAGGGAATTCTGTAGggacccagtggttaggatgccatgcttccactgcagggggcatggattccatccctggttggcgAATTAAGATCCCGCGTGCCATGTGGTgcggctttaaaaagaaaagggtgGGGGGCAGTGAAAGAAAGGACCATCAGCTTCTAACTCACCTCAAGAAAAGTTTTAGGCAGGCGCAGGTGACCGACTCAGGGACGTCAGGGAGCTGCTGCAGGCAGAGCTGCAGGATCTGCACGTCGGTCTTTTCTAAGGCGACCTCCATCAAGCCAGGGCACAGGCTGAGGCCAAAAACGCGAATTACTTTGATATGTTAAGCAACTCTTAACTGCAAAAAATTTACAAGGCTTTTTCAGAGTATGAAAATCTGAACTGTAAAAACCGCAGAAATATTTACCTGTAAGAAAGCACGTGTGTTTGGACAAGCTGCATCAGACAGTTGCGGGGATAAAACGATGGCTCTGCTTTACATCTTCCCAGAAGTCCTATTACTACATCCCCAATAATGGTATGAAAGTCAGGGGTCCGCTTAGTAGCCAAAAACTTACGTAGTTCTACTTCGATATGTTTTTCTGAATCTTTCTGGAAGGGCAAAAGTAAACAGTTTAGTATGGTACCAATTAATAAATGTCACTCTGTACTTGAAAGTTCCTAGCTCAACATTTTCTTAAATCACTAACAGCATTCATGTATTCTTGTGAAACTGGAGTTGATATGACAATTTACTGCACAAAGACAAAatgcaaggaaaaaaataaaaaccacaaggaTTTAGACATCAAAACTTCTAAGAAACTAAATTACAAACATTCAATGCAAAATTGAATGAGATAAGAGGCCAGCAGCGTCACATTAAACTCACAAAATGCTTGGTGCAAGTCAAAGAATCACTCTGATAATCTCAATGTACCAGACAAATGTTAGCCATAGCTCTAAAAATGATCACAAAAGGAAGCTAGATAAAAAGTACATGGCATTTCTTTTAACCATGAATTGATTTTCcgtatttctaatattttaaaatttacctgtATGGTTGCTAAGAGTTGTGTGGATGCAGGAACCTCTGGCTGTACACTCACTTGAATTTTTCTTCTCCTTAACTGGAATTCAGTAAATTGATTAGGATCTCAAAAGTGATACAAAAGAGCCAACAgacatttagaagaaaataaatgtccCAAAGAGACTGGGACACTTTTGCTCTAATCACAAACTTTTTTAGGGTTTAGTtttcttaaagtgaaaagtgggtctatttcaaattttaacttAAATATCTTGAAGAGTTTAaggtctttcattttttaaataaataaaataaaatcactatgcTCAGGAAGGTATTATTACTAATTGCAAATTGGTCTGTTTTTACAGTTGGGTCTTATACACATGCCTAAAAAACTACTAGATGACATGTCATTTTTAAATAAGGCTGTTAGGGTTCAAGCTTCCAATCAAACATTTGTACTAAGATTTCTATTTAAACTACCAAACTTACAATTCTCTTTGACTGCTCTGAGTTCTGAGATCCAAGTTCACATCCCTGTGATGTTTCCCAGTTTACAAAATGAGGTGTGACGTGGGTgcctaagaaaatataaaacacacaaTTCTGGAATTTTTTGACCTATTGATATTTACTCAGCCAATCAATCaaacaaagaacattaaaaaaacaaccacTCCGGCACAATTCAAGAGAGGCTTTATCGTCCATTTCATTCTACCAATAACAGATCAGTAAATATCCTAAAGGCCATGTGCCCACCAACATTAAGCCGACAGATGAGGCTACTGATGAACCAGGGAGGAAAAAGCATCATTGATTTTGTCTGCAGGACTTTCCCATTTCCCCTCAAGTCTGAACACTGCTGCTTAAAACACAGTGTCGCTCTTCAGCCTGCAGCAGTACCTGCAACGTGGACTGTTCTCAACGTATCTCCCTAGACCAGCGAAATGTGAATGAACAGTGGCTCAACATTAAGAACAGATTATGCAAACTGGTAGCTGCGAAAACCTACATATCCCACTAGAAGTTTATACAATGGCCTGCAgttaataaaacaaacatttaagtTCCTACCTGGATCTTGACTATGTTTGAGTTTTCCAAGAGCACCTGCCAATGATGACACTTCACACTTGTATGGAATTACAGTTAGAAACTTTCCATGTAGCATAAACAGATTTTCCCCATAATACCAGAGCTACAAAAAAAAGaagttatcaaaaaaaaaaagttatcaaaaATGTAAGAAACCCTTTTTCTAAGATCTGATTCAACAGAGCCATATAACATAAAACAGTAACTTGTGGTGTAAGGAATCTTAATATGACAAAAAAGGATAAGGCAAAGGTAAATAAGTTTCTAGAATAATCTCACACGTTCAATTCATTAATTGAGGTAGGTTTACAAAGCTCTCATTTTTGCCCATGTGTGAATAGAGCATAATTTagagaatattttctttcaaCTCATAAAAATCtgattaatacatatatttaaaaccaatgaactgtttaaaataaatattgccaCTACTACACATCTGTTAACATGAAACTCACAAAGGCTACTATAACATAACCAAACTGTTTTGatgtactaaaaagaaaaaagtagaatttaatattatttctatCTCATGATCTCAATTATAAAATTGTAAAAATGAGATAGGTTATAGGAATAAAAAGCTCACATGAAATCAAAAGTGAAGtctggaaaaaaaagtgaagtctatTAGAACAGCAGAATTGTCAAGTGTTAATTctgtttaaatataaaatcagCATTCTATGCTGAGAAATCTAGTCTCCTTATCCTCTAATTACAATGAGCAACAATGTCCTATATCTTGATTTACATATATCTTATATCTTGATTTGAGTGATTATCCATTCACTGGGCAACCAGTATTTATTGAGCCAACCTGTTAGGCACTGGAGATACGATGAAGAACAAGAAAGACAAGGACCTTTGCCTCAGATAATTTAGTCTGGTCAGCTTAAACTTTAATTCTTTAAAGTATTCTTATGTAATTCCATGATATGTTTACCATGTAATTTAAAAGACTAATTTATTAGGCAAAGTAGCAGCCCTCAGATATAGTTCAAAATATGAAAGCAAAAGATCAAACAAAAGCGAGATTTCGAAGTTTTATTAACTAGGTAATTGTTCTCTCCTGATCTAAAATTAGCTTCTAATTTAGTCTTTGAAAGTGACAAATGTAAGGAAACGGTTAAAACAATAGCCAAATTAAGTATAATCTTGTAggtagaaaattaaatatttcttaatttattttaatcaaaaaCTGACAAATATTTAGATCTGTAGCGGTCTCTTCCCTTACAATGTATCtagcaaacacaaaaataattatatttaaaagaaaaaaagccaaggTGAAAAAAACTTACTTGTCCGCTGGTCCCCTGTGGTAACTCTTTTGAAGTCTGTAGCGTCTGAAATTTTGTATTCCATACAGACAGGCATTCTATAAGGTAAGACATACACATTCCAAAGTTTTCCAAGTATATGTATATGATGCGGAGCAGGGGGTGGGTTGATGGGGAAGGCGGAAAGTTAAACACAAAAGTTTTACTTTAGTAAGTATAAAAATGAGTAATGAAGATAGAAAATCAAAGATGTGAGATCTCATGGTAAGAAGTGGACATGTGCAGGGAGGGGGTATATGGGAATCTGTGTATCTTtccctcaattttgctgtgaacacTAAACTGCTCtaagaaaaaaaggtttttaaattaatttttaattaattttctattgaagtatacatgctatacaatattatatgagttacaggtatacaatatagtgattcacaatttagttattataaaatagtggCTATATTCCCATGTTGTACAACATACTCTTGAAGGTTATGTTATACACAGTCTTTGTGCCTCTCACTCCCCTATCCTATTCTGCCTGCCCCACCTTTCCCCACAGGTACCACtagtttgctctctgtatctgtgactctgCTTCCTTTGTTATCTTCACTAGCTTGTTGTCCTTCTTAGATTTCACACGTAAGtgatgtcatacagtatttgtcttcctgacttatttcattaatgCCCTCccagtccatccacattgctgtgaATGgcaaaattttcattcattttaatggctgagtagtgtcTATATAtggattacacacacacatcactttatctattcacctgttgacagacacttaggttgctttcatatcttggcaactgtaaataatgcttctatgaacatttggGTCCAAGGTTTTTTCTGAactagtttttgctttttttggatatacctaggagtggaattgctgggttatatggtagttctacttttagattttttgagaaattctatactgttttccacagtggctgcatcaatttacattcttaccaacagagtatgaggcttcccttttctccacatccttgccaacatgtgTTATTTGATGACAGGtctgaggtggtatctcactgcGATTTTGGTTTGCGTTTCCTGATgatagcaatgctgagcatcttttcatgtgcatacTGGCTatctgcatttcttctttggaaaaatgtctattcaggtagTGAGTGATATGAGGAAATGTTTTAGAGAAATTGATCAAGGTAAGATGAAGTCAAAGACCTATTCAAGAATGAAGAGGCTACAGTGGGAAAGAGAATGATTTTGGGtggtaataaataaatgaaaaagaaagaggagactaAAAGGTACACTTCGATGGAAAAAATCCAGAGGACTTCGTAACCGATGGAACCTCAGTTACCCTTAGAAGCTGGCCGTGGTGCTCCCAGGACTGCTACGTGGTCTTGATCCAGGATGCTGAGTGCAGCACCACTTCGAGCACTGCCAGACACCACAGACTTGAGCAACTGCGACTGAACTAACCTCTGATTTTTTTCGGGTTCACTTGGATGTATTGGTATCAAGGTTTCATATACACATCCATCAGAGCCTGTtgaaaacaagtatttattgcTCATTATTGGCTAAGGATAGTTCCATACCTATTATAGCTAAATGTACTAAGTTGTTTGTAAGATTTTACCAGTGTGATAGAGGAtttaaccagaaaaataaacaaatctaaCAACTGCATTACTCTATAGTTCCCTATCAAGATTATACTACAAACTTAAAGTTGaggaagaagaaatattaaaaatctcaGTAAGAAATGGCATAATACCCTGAAATGAAGTATCTGTAATAACTTAAAATACGAGGAGATGGCCATGAATACAGACAATCCAGTCAGTAAATGGCTACATCTCTGATTAGTTAGCATCTGGTCTGAACATTACATTTCTTATTACTCCATCACTCTGAAAACCCTGTAAAATTGGCTGGGTTTTGCAGGTCAACTGTTGGCGATTTCCCATGGTTCTGGCTATGTTATATGAAGATTTTACGATCCTTTGGTTCAGACTCCTTTACTTCAATGTTCAAAAGGTGAAACATAAGTCACAAACTTCTGTTCAACAATAAATATGTCCTATAAGCCAAACTTTAACAAAACCTGTTCCTCTTAAGCAAAGATAGTAAGCAGATTCCAACGATCCTCTAGACATGATAAATGATAGGAGCCTTTTTCTTAACAGCCACTGTAAAAATCTGCACATTGAAAAACTTCACGAAGATTTGAAATTGTGATAATAGGAAATGCTTCCTAAATACTGTTCTTGCTTTTCCCCCCTTAACCTTTTCAAAACAACTTCAAAAGAAGCCATAAATGGGGGGAGAGAATTATTACAAAGGCATTTCCCCTCCTAGATACATAAGACTGAGATTAAACCTCAGAGGATTAGGTAAAGGTAAATTCCaaagcaataacaacaacaataacaagaacTGTAAAATGCAGGCTGAGTCCAATACTGCTCTGTTagtgtcacttttcactttcatgcattggagaaggaaatggcagcccactccagcgttcttgcctggagaatcccagggatgggggagcctggtgggctgccgtctatggtgtcacgcagagtcggacacgactgaagcgacttagcagtagcagtgtccTTTTGACTCTATCACTGTTCAAAGAAGGGCACACTATATCTTAAGgttggaaaagagaaaatgggaGTACCAACCTTAGGTGTTAattacaatatataaaaaaaCCTGGACTTACCATAAAAAGTGATCTACCCTTTTTTATTGGTGTTTTATTATTACTTATGATAAATTTTAAGACATAAAAATTACCTGCAAGAGAACTACTGACTTGCAGACATCTACACATGGCAAAATGCAAAAAGTGAGGGCATAAATGCTTGTTAAAAAGCATGGAAAGGCAAGTACTGCAATAGCAAACTGTAAAATCCAATGactaacttaaaagaaaaatattatcctGTAAGATACTTTTATTTATAAACTCTGAAAGTTTAAAGAAATACTTACTTAATGACATTAGAGAGATGAATTTCCGACCTACAGATGTACTAAAACTCTGTATAACACATTTTTCTTCTTGACCAAGTAAAAGTGTGTATTTGCTTAGGATACGTGAGTTAAACTTTTGTACATAAGCAAAGTAGTTTccatgctgcaaaaaaaaaaaaaaaaaaaaggttattttaaaaatattcccatTTTTACCAACTATATTTAAATGTTGAGACCAGCTGTTGTCCCACTGTAACTACTTTAATGAATGCTAAAAACCTCTTGTCCAACTAAATCTTAgacattataaaaatgtttaattcagGCATAGAAATAATTATCACTATAGGCTTTTTAGTATTTTAGAGATATCAAAGTCTTCTGAAAGAAATATCAAAGtccaattttagttttaaaactcaTACTCTGAAATGTCACAAAATGGGCCAGGAATGAAAGATATCACTTACTTTTTCTGTAATGAAAATTAGCACAGGATGCCTAAATACCATGAAAAACTTTGTccacctaaaaaaagaaaaattataaaatgccaaATCACCAGTTCAGAGAAACACATCTTCATCTaaatttaagagatttttttaaaaaattagtttctgGAGCCAGAGAGAGAGCAGAATACACTTAATTCGGTGTTTCAAAATATCTACCACAGGAACCCAGGAGGCATTCCTCTGTTAATCATTCCTGGATTAAATGCAAGTTGCCAATGCTCCCAGAGCTTTAAAGATAATAGCATGAATTAAAGGTGTATGAGACCAGATGCAACGTTTTCTCAAACTTTTCTGACCTGTCTCGTTTTTTCAGGGTCATTTTGAGGACTGGTGTTCTCAGGAAAATATTAGCATCTCACCTGTCTTTTTCAAGTGACGCTGGGAACTGAAGCACAGGGAGGGTAACAGCGTGAAACCAAAGTTGCACAACCATCTTCTGGCAAAGTGGGGATTAGAACCCAGATTCTCTACCTGTAGCTTTTTTTTTGGCGGcggcgggggcagggggctgtGCTGCAagccttgtgggatcttattttcccaccaaggattgaacctgggcccacggCAGTGaaggcatggagtcctaaccactggaccaccagataaTTCCTTTTACCTATATCTTTTCCCCTAAAGATTTCCTCCAAATACAGTTGCTGACACTTCAGAGGCATTAATTAGGTCTaagattccctgatagctcagttggtaaagaatctgcttgcaatgcaggagaccccggttcgatccttaggtcgggaagatccactggaaaagggataggctacccactccagtattcttgggcttctcttgtggctcagctggtaaagaatccacctgcaatgcaggagacctgggttcaatccctgggttgggaagatcccctggagaagagaaaggctactcactccagtatgctggcctagagaattccatggccagttcatagggtcataaagagtcagacatgactgagcaacttaaaaaaaaaaaaaagatataactgGTCAGGATCCCCACCGCTCACTGACTACGTACAAGTCTTTGCTTGGACTTTTAGATATTTGGTTTGTATCAGGTACACCTGGAGGGGCAGCAAGTTAATTAAACAAGAAATGTGATGAAAGAATGGGGATTAGAAAGATATGAAATCAGGACATTTCCTTCTATCATTTGAGTGAgttattttcccagttttatcCCAGAATTGGGAAAAGAGGAGGTTCCAAAGCACTATTGTGATTCCACTAACAACAAGCTGCACATTTCTTCAAGGGAATGGGCTCTGACCTTGCAGTCAGGGCTATATGACAGAAGATTCCAATCTTGCGGGATTACCACTTCAAGTTCAAATAACTGACTGACCAGTTGTGTCATTAGGACAGGACTCATTTGGCCAGAGATTCCTCAATCGCTATCACACCAAAGGCTTTTGGAGGATGTCATTTTGGCTAAGGTTCTACAGATGATTTTTAgcaagttttttttgttgttgttggtttgttttttattaaaaaaaaattttggcagtGCCCcaaggtttgtgggatcttagtttcccaaccagtaATTGAACTCTTGCCTC includes these proteins:
- the NOL11 gene encoding nucleolar protein 11, coding for MADLEEGFTLTAVPLGSGPDGPLGVEQSDKTDQFLVTDSGRTVILYKVSDQKPLGSWSVKQGQIITCPAVCNFQTGEYIVVHDNKVLRIWNNEDVNLDKVFKATLSAEVYRIHSIQGTEPLVLFKEGAVRGLEALLAEPQQKIETVISDEEVIKWTKFFMVFRHPVLIFITEKHGNYFAYVQKFNSRILSKYTLLLGQEEKCVIQSFSTSVGRKFISLMSLSSDGCVYETLIPIHPSEPEKNQRLVQSQLLKSVVSGSARSGAALSILDQDHVAVLGAPRPASKECLSVWNTKFQTLQTSKELPQGTSGQLWYYGENLFMLHGKFLTVIPYKCEVSSLAGALGKLKHSQDPGTHVTPHFVNWETSQGCELGSQNSEQSKRILRRRKIQVSVQPEVPASTQLLATIQKDSEKHIEVELRKFLATKRTPDFHTIIGDVVIGLLGRCKAEPSFYPRNCLMQLVQTHVLSYSLCPGLMEVALEKTDVQILQLCLQQLPDVPESVTCACLKLFLSIGDDTLQDADINMESVSDYMDPVQDGEMEEQTTFLQNGFNPEEDNCDSCAQKLKEKPQAAADESTSCPLTPKRAALLNAILRSAYSETFLLPHLKDIPAQHSTLFLQYLYFLYLKCSENATMTLPGTHPPTLNQIMDWICLLLDANFTVVVMIPEAKRLLLSLYKFVKSQISICSELNKIEVSFRELQKLNQEKNNRELYSIEVLELF